The genomic window CATGAGTGGTCAGTATGGTTTCCGCAACGGCGCCTACGGCAACTCATATATTGAAACCGAAACGTACGATGCCATGCCTCGGGAAAAAACGACTCTTTTCCGGGCGATGAAGGAATCCGGATATGCAACGTTTCACGGAGGCAAATGGCATCTGCCTACCTCTCCGGCGGATCCGGACTGGGGCGTGGATGAATATTTTCTGTACGGCTCACTGATCGGCGGTGATGGATTGAAGAAGGAATGGATCCAGGAATATTCCGGCCCATGGTGGTATTGGTGGAACTCAAACAAATTTTCGCCGACCCATAAAAAACTGCACAGTCCATCAGCAACCTGGCATCCGATGGTGATTGAAAACAACCGTCTGCGATCGACGGAGGCCGATGATTTCGGCCCGGAAATGCTCGGGGATGCTGTCCTTGATTTTGCACAACGGAGTAACAACGCCGAAAAGCCGTTTTTTATCTATTATTCTGCCCACCTGACCCATTTTCCCTGGACGGAGATGAAAGCGCCGGGCAACCATGAGGTCGCGAAAACGGAGCCGGGCATGGTGTCCAATGTACGATATCTTGATACGGCAGTGGGCAGGCTGGTGAACGCGCTCAAAGCGATGGGTGAATACGAAAATACGGTCATCTTTTTCCTGGCAGATAATCCAACCTATGGAATCGGGAAAGGCGCCGCTTCGGAGATCGGTGCGCACGTACCTTTTATTGTAGCCGGGGGATCAAACTGGGTTAAATGGAATGGCGAGACCGGAAGTTTGACCGATTGCGTAGATCTGTATCCGACCTTGCTGGAGTTGGCCGGCCATCGGGCCTTGCCATCGCAAGTGCTGGATGGACAAAGTCTGGTTCCGTTGCTGGAGGGCGATCGTGCGCATAGCCGTGAGTGGATCTTCAGTTATGTATTGGGTTTTCATCGGATGATTCGTAATCGGGACTATTCGCTGGATGCCCAGGGACAGCTTTGGCGCTGCAATCCATCGGGGAACCCTTTCACGTTCGAAAAAATTGAGACGGCCGATGAGGCCAGCCGAAACGCCCGGATGATATTGGAATCCCGGTTGGAGCATCTGCCGATTCCCGATGAAGACCGGCTGAAAAAGAAGCCGAACGTGTATAAGCAGTATGTCGAAGCCAAGGATGGTCAGTTAACCTGGCGCCAGAAACAGGCGGATGAACTTTACCAAATCGGACTTCAACACCTTTTAAATCGGCCGGGACGACTGAAGTATGACCTTAAATAAAATGACGAACAGCAGGCAGAGAGAGAATGTCGTGTGAAATTGAGAGAACCCACACAGAAAAGAAGGGACACAAAATGAAGAATGCAATTTTAAAACCGACGATCCATCGAGCAGGTTCTGCAACCTTCGCCCTCCTCTCCCTCGCCTTTGCCGCCACGGCAAATATAAAACAGCCCAACATCGTCTTCGTCTTTTCCGACGATCACGCCACGCAGGCCGTCAGCGCCTACGGAGGGCGGCTGGCAGCCGTCGCCCCCACTCCCAACCTGGACCGAATCGCGGCCAACGGCATGCGCTTTAACCGGTGCATGGTCGGCAACTCCATCTGCGGTCCCAGCCGCGCCACCATCCTGACCGGGAAACACAGCCACATGAACGGATTCATGCGCAACGAAGCCTCGACCTTCGATGGTTCGCAGCAGACCTTTCCCAAACTGCTCCGCAGCGCCGGATATCAAACCGCCATCATCGGCAAATGGCACCTTGATAGCGAACCGACCGGTTTCGACCACTGGGAAATCCTGCCCGGACAGGGAGTCTACTACAAACCCGAGTTCCAGACCGCGACCGGAACCTACGAGGAACAGGGCTACGTGACCGACGTCATCACCGACAAAGCCATTCAATGGCTGGACCAGACGCGCGACCCCGACAAACCGTTTATCCTGATGGTGCAACACAAGGCCCCCCATCGCGAATGGTCGCCTTCCCTGAAATACCTCACCGAATTTGATGACGTTGAGATCCCGGAACCCGATACGTTATTCGACACCCTCGAAGGGCGCGGCAAGGCCGCCAAAGAACAGGACCAATCCCTCGACATCGCCATGCAGCTGGGGAAAGACCTTAAAATCTGGGAACACGATGTTTTCAATGAACTGGAGAAGCGGATTAAACGCCGACTGACTCCCGAACAGCTTGCAAAGTGGGACGCCGCTTACGGCCCGAAAAACAAAAAATTCATGGAAGCCAACCTGAAAGGCAAAGATCTGATCCGCTGGAAATACCAACGCTATTTGAAAGATTATCTGCGCTGCATTAAATCGGTTGATGATTCCGTCGGGCAGATTCAGCATCACCTGGAAAAAAGCGGTCTGCTCGAAAACACCGTCTTCATCTATTCATCCGACCAGGGCTTCTATCTGGGTGAACATGGCTGGTTCGACAAACGCTTCATGTACGATGAATCGTTCCGCACCCCCCTGCTCATCAGCTGGCCCGGAACAACCCGTCCCGGCAGCGTCAACTCCGACCTCGTGTCCAACCTCGACTTTGCCGAAACCTTCCTCGAAATCGCCGGCGTTAACATTCCGTCCGACATGCAGGGGCTGAGTCTCGTTCCGATCCTCAAAGGCCGCACGCCCAAAGACTGGCGCAACTCCGTCTATTACCACTACTACGAATATCCGGGCTGGCACATGGTGCATCGCCACGAAGGCGCATACGACGGGCGCTACAAACTGCTCAACTTCTACGACCTCGGCGAATGGGAGCTCTACGATCTGAAAACCGATCCCAACGAAATGACCAACGTCTACCAACGCCCCGAATATGCCGAAGTCGCCAAACAGATGCACCGCGAACTCGAAAAGCTGCGCGAACAATACAACGTGCCGGAAAATATTCCGCAGGATCTCACCAAAACAACACGCCGCTATTACACCGAAGATATGACAAAAAAAGCACAGGCCATCCGCGACGCCGACGGAGCCGTCCCGCTGGATGGCAAAAAATAAAAACGAATCTTCCAAACCTTGGAAAAAACCAACAGCTCATCGCACGTAGAGTTGCGCCCAAAGATACGCCTTCACCTCCGAGGTCTTAAGCGAATCCGCCCCAAAAGGTGTATTCCGGTTGATCATCCACGTTTCTCTGTAGATAAAGCGCCAGCTCACGCACATGGTAATCGCCCCACATACAGGCTTCACCATAGGCAATTTTGCTACCTTCGGGCTTATAGTCCCATCCGTTCGGCGCATGGTAGATGGAGTGCAGCAACAGGCCCTGATGTTCCGGATCACGACTGATGTACGGATCACCCAGCATGGTTTTGGACGCGGTCAGACCGGCCTGCCAATAGCGCTTACCGTCTTCGGTATCGAGGCCCAGATATTTACCCAGGCGCAGCAGTCCCTGTGCACCGATCGCGGCCGCCGAGCTGTCGACCGGCTCGTAGTCGTTGAACGGATCGGACGGACGGTTGAGGTAGTCGCCCAGCTTATGCAGCTTCGGCGCACCGCCGTCCCAATACGGAATCCCGTCGGTCGGCGTGTTTTCGATGAACCAGTCGCAAGTTGCTTTGGCCGCCTTCAGGAAAATGGCTTCCAATTCCTCGCGCCCGCCATAGGGTTCCAGCACGGAATCATCCAATGTAGCCAGAAACTCCAGCTCTTCCGGAAAACCAACCATCGCCCAAGCCAGACCGCGGGTCCACGTCGTAAATCCGCTGAAGCCCTGCTGCGAATTCGGGCAACGGAAATTACCGTCGTTCACATTAAAGACACTCTCATGCGCCGTGCGGCCCCACTCATCATAGGCATCGCGCCCTTCCCCATAGAAAACCGCATACTTTGCGGTCGCCTTCATGTGATCGAGTGCACGGCCCAGCAGGCTGATCTTCGCGTCGTTTTCGCCCATCAGTGAGTGACCGAGCTGATGCGCCACCATCAGAATGCGGCAGCTGCGGATGGTATCAACAAACAAAGAGTGCGGACCGTTAAAGCTGTAGATATAGCCGCCGTCGGGCAGGTCGGTCCAGCGACTGGCCTGAACCGCGCCGGACACCTTCAACGCCAGCTGGTAAAATTCACGTTCAAAGGCATCCTCGGGAATGCGGCCCTCGTTCATCAGAC from Pontiella desulfatans includes these protein-coding regions:
- a CDS encoding sulfatase-like hydrolase/transferase, translated to MKNIIVLAALALSLIPVGLQATQQPNIILFLVDDCSTHELGCYGNTMISTPNIDALAEGGIKFKTAWATPLCVSSRAAIMSGQYGFRNGAYGNSYIETETYDAMPREKTTLFRAMKESGYATFHGGKWHLPTSPADPDWGVDEYFLYGSLIGGDGLKKEWIQEYSGPWWYWWNSNKFSPTHKKLHSPSATWHPMVIENNRLRSTEADDFGPEMLGDAVLDFAQRSNNAEKPFFIYYSAHLTHFPWTEMKAPGNHEVAKTEPGMVSNVRYLDTAVGRLVNALKAMGEYENTVIFFLADNPTYGIGKGAASEIGAHVPFIVAGGSNWVKWNGETGSLTDCVDLYPTLLELAGHRALPSQVLDGQSLVPLLEGDRAHSREWIFSYVLGFHRMIRNRDYSLDAQGQLWRCNPSGNPFTFEKIETADEASRNARMILESRLEHLPIPDEDRLKKKPNVYKQYVEAKDGQLTWRQKQADELYQIGLQHLLNRPGRLKYDLK
- a CDS encoding sulfatase family protein produces the protein MKNAILKPTIHRAGSATFALLSLAFAATANIKQPNIVFVFSDDHATQAVSAYGGRLAAVAPTPNLDRIAANGMRFNRCMVGNSICGPSRATILTGKHSHMNGFMRNEASTFDGSQQTFPKLLRSAGYQTAIIGKWHLDSEPTGFDHWEILPGQGVYYKPEFQTATGTYEEQGYVTDVITDKAIQWLDQTRDPDKPFILMVQHKAPHREWSPSLKYLTEFDDVEIPEPDTLFDTLEGRGKAAKEQDQSLDIAMQLGKDLKIWEHDVFNELEKRIKRRLTPEQLAKWDAAYGPKNKKFMEANLKGKDLIRWKYQRYLKDYLRCIKSVDDSVGQIQHHLEKSGLLENTVFIYSSDQGFYLGEHGWFDKRFMYDESFRTPLLISWPGTTRPGSVNSDLVSNLDFAETFLEIAGVNIPSDMQGLSLVPILKGRTPKDWRNSVYYHYYEYPGWHMVHRHEGAYDGRYKLLNFYDLGEWELYDLKTDPNEMTNVYQRPEYAEVAKQMHRELEKLREQYNVPENIPQDLTKTTRRYYTEDMTKKAQAIRDADGAVPLDGKK
- a CDS encoding glycoside hydrolase family 88 protein, with the protein product MIINKEITVNDLNADLATFWELSGQKIRLIEKEFSTTQGAPVFTWKGKYIPKGWTDWTQGFQFGSSILQYDATGDESFLALGKKQTVEQMAPHISHVGVHDHGFNNLSTYGNLLRLMNEGRIPEDAFEREFYQLALKVSGAVQASRWTDLPDGGYIYSFNGPHSLFVDTIRSCRILMVAHQLGHSLMGENDAKISLLGRALDHMKATAKYAVFYGEGRDAYDEWGRTAHESVFNVNDGNFRCPNSQQGFSGFTTWTRGLAWAMVGFPEELEFLATLDDSVLEPYGGREELEAIFLKAAKATCDWFIENTPTDGIPYWDGGAPKLHKLGDYLNRPSDPFNDYEPVDSSAAAIGAQGLLRLGKYLGLDTEDGKRYWQAGLTASKTMLGDPYISRDPEHQGLLLHSIYHAPNGWDYKPEGSKIAYGEACMWGDYHVRELALYLQRNVDDQPEYTFWGGFA